Proteins encoded together in one Quercus lobata isolate SW786 chromosome 3, ValleyOak3.0 Primary Assembly, whole genome shotgun sequence window:
- the LOC115979501 gene encoding protein FEZ-like — protein sequence MDERIIDGDKLDEVMLPGFRFHPTDEELVGFYLKRKIQQRPLSIELIKQLDIYKYDPWDLPKFATTGEKEWYFYCPRDRKYRNSARPNRVTGAGFWKATGTDRPIYSSEGSKCIGLKKSLVFYKGRAAKGVKTDWMMHEFRLPSLTDPTAPPKRFVDKSIPANDSWAICRIFKKTNSTTQRALSHSWVSPSPTETNTLDMLVKGQHCTQFSQENMPLTSKTNCSAGTHFSINNDIQQLSSTTFSPLDFVCYKSLNQLADKPSQLTGDLPSSFLFSPLETSTPTKCTVDISSMLLNMPSSMLGDFGTKVSESIDYSGPQEHCNGFSFSLLQDMQGNIASGGEQANALIKNPNMTHADDHWETVRSIGFPFSLPSNNDAWKTNLAWDSSPCPSEMSTSFSTTKSYT from the exons ATGGATGAGAGAATTATTGATGGTGATAAACTAGATGAAGTGATGCTACCAGGGTTTCGATTTCATCCAACTGATGAGGAGCTTGTAGGGTTTTATCTGAAGAGAAAAATTCAGCAGCGGCCTCTCTCTATCGAGCTCATCAAGCAGCTTGATATCTATAAATATGATCCATGGGATCTTCCAA AGTTTGCCACAACTGGAGAAAAAGAGTGGTATTTCTACTGCCCTAGGGATAGGAAATACAGAAACAGTGCAAGGCCTAATCGGGTAACTGGAGCTGGGTTTTGGAAAGCCACAGGAACTGACAGGCCTATTTACTCCTCTGAAGGTTCCAAGTGCATTGGCTTGAAGAAATCCCTTGTTTTCTACAAAGGTAGAGCTGCCAAAGGTGTCAAAACTGACTGGATGATGCATGAGTTTAGGTTACCTTCACTTACTGACCCAACAGCACCACCAAAGAGATTTGTGGACAAAAGCATTCCTGCCAAT GACTCATGGGCAATATGCAGGATATTCAAGAAAACTAATTCCACAACCCAAAgagctctctctcactcttgGGTTTCTCCATCACCAACTGAAACTAACACACTTGATATGCTAGTCAAAGGTCAGCACTGCACTCAGTTTTCTCAGGAGAACATGCCATTGACATCAAAAACCAACTGTTCAGCAGGCACTCATTTCTCTATTAACAATGACATACAACAATTATCTTCCACTACGTTTTCTCCCTTAGATTTTGTGTGCTACAAATCCTTAAATCAATTAGCAGATAAACCTTCTCAACTCACTGGAGACCTTCCCTCTAGCTTCTTGTTTTCACCTCTAGAAACTTCAACACCAACAAAATGCACAGTTGATATTTCTTCCATGCTGTTAAACATGCCCTCTTCAATGCTTGGAGATTTTGGTACTAAGGTCAGTGAGAGTATAGACTATAGTGGGCCACAAGAACATTGCAATGGCTTCTCATTCAGTTTACTTCAAGACATGCAAGGGAACATTGCTAGTGGAGGTGAGCAAGCCAATGCCTTGATAAAGAATCCTAATATGACACATGCTGATGATCATTGGGAGACCGTCCGATCCATTGGATTTCCATTCAGTTTGCCTTCGAATAATGATGCTTGGAAGACAAACTTAGCGTGGGATTCTTCACCATGTCCAAGTGAAATGTCCACAAGTTTTTCTACAACCAAGAGCTATACTTAA
- the LOC115982824 gene encoding uncharacterized protein LOC115982824: protein MVSMVLSSLAAHSSSLYHYHLFPDASPKQTYTGFSFQSSRPISKRALRSVCFLKAGDEKSKPDIIQDKEIGLDWPILKRWDVPWEWQTVSLTSLACGLSFILTGLTEAVAIPYLGIRLEDLNLDEKAEILFLDQGITTAVVLGVLYTIANKFQPLPEDVYHYDLREPFSLQKGWLLWAGIGLGAAVMAVALTGAALSFGGESPQRETDALVRLLPLIGSSSISTACLVGITGVFAPLLEENVFRGFFMVSLTKWVPTPVAVFISAAVFALAHLTPGEFPQLFVLGTALGFSYAQTRNLLTPITIHAFWNSGVILLLTFLQLQGYDIKELLQAT from the exons ATGGTGTCGATGGTACTTTCCTCGCTAGCTGCTCACTCTTCTTCGCTCTACCATTACCATCTATTCCCAGATGCTTCACCCAAACAAACTTACACTGGTTTTTCCTTCCAATCTAGTAGACCCATTTCCAAGAGAGCGTTACGCTCGGTCTGCTTTCTCAAAGCTGGAGATGAAAAGTCAAAACCTGATATTATTCAGGACAAG GAAATTGGATTGGATTGGCCAATTTTGAAGCGATGGGATGTGCCCTGGGAATGGCAAACTGTTTCCTTGACTTCGCTTGCTTGTGGattaag TTTTATTTTGACAGGGTTAACAGAGGCAGTGGCTATACCATATCTTGGAATTCGCCTTGAGGACCTAAATTTGGACGAGAAGGCGGAGATACTATTCTTGGATCAGGG CATTACTACTGCAGTTGTACTTGGAGTTCTGTATACAATTGCCAACAAGTTTCAACCACTTCCTGAAGATGTTTATCACTATG ATTTGAGGGAGCCTTTTAGTCTGCAGAAAGGATGGCTCTTGTGGGCAGGGATTGGCCTTGGTGCTGCTGTAATGGCCGTTGCATTAACAGGAGCTGCTCTGTCCTTCGGTGGTGAGAGCCCACAAAGAGAG ACTGATGCATTAGTTCGCTTGCTTCCACTAATTGGATCTTCAAGTATCAG CACTGCATGCTTGGTGGGCATCACTGGTGTCTTTGCTCCACTTCTCGAGGAGAATGTGTTTCGAGGGTTTTTTATGGTGTCCCTAACTAAGTG GGTACCTACGCCAGTAGCTGTCTTTATCAGTGCTGCTGTATTCGCACTTGCGCATCTCACTCCTGGAGAGTTTCCACAGTTGTTTGTTCTAG GCACTGCTTTGGGATTTTCATATGCCCAAACCCGTAATCTTTTAACACCGATCACAATACATGCCTTTTGGAACTCCGGAGTAATATTGCTTCTCACCTTTCTTCAG CTTCAAGGTTATGATATCAAGGAATTGCTACAAGCAACCTGA